A section of the Thermotoga caldifontis AZM44c09 genome encodes:
- a CDS encoding TIGR03960 family B12-binding radical SAM protein yields the protein MILRRLHEILESVEKPARYIGGEYNQIVKDPSRVKLRVGLLFPDVYEVGMSNLGLMIINDVLNSMEEVWAERIFMPWIDMMNEMRRKNLPLFTLESKTAVRDLDVLGISLQHELLYTNVLHALELAGIPILARERTQVDPIVIAGGPCTVNPEPIAPVFDAMVIGDGESVVREIVQVLIETKGMERSERLKVLSKIEGVYVPSLYSDDVPPKPVEPGVPERVKRRIEPMLKRKLIRRIVPHMQLVHDRISIEIMRGCTRGCRFCQAGFIYRPVREKFSSEVLEEALQTLACTGYEEIGLLSLSSADHTAIIKIVEDLKQISDSRFISVSIPSTRLDAFGVTLANNIGGARRTGLTFAPEAGTQRLRNVINKNVSDEDFVRALELARKNGWHRVKLYFMVGLPTETDEDLRGIVSMAKIAKKIGFDLVTLSVAMFVPKPHTPFQFAEQKDLEYFEHAKSVLSEAKRFAKLDFHDPKMSMVEGLLSRGDRKVFSVVMKAYELGACYDSWQNLFDYSKWTKALETVGLKLEQLLKSRSVDEPLPWDHIDIGVDKSFLVEELKKALKAETTPDCREICQLCGVCSSRVRNVLERNVLEAR from the coding sequence GGTACATAGGCGGTGAATACAACCAGATCGTCAAAGATCCATCCCGTGTGAAGTTGAGGGTTGGACTGCTGTTTCCGGACGTCTACGAAGTTGGCATGTCGAACCTCGGACTGATGATCATCAACGATGTGCTCAACAGTATGGAAGAAGTGTGGGCCGAGAGGATCTTCATGCCCTGGATCGACATGATGAACGAGATGAGGAGGAAAAATCTTCCTTTGTTCACCCTCGAATCGAAGACAGCGGTCAGAGATCTGGACGTTCTTGGAATTTCGCTCCAACACGAATTGCTGTACACCAACGTACTCCACGCACTCGAGCTCGCAGGGATACCCATCCTCGCGAGAGAAAGAACGCAGGTCGATCCCATCGTGATCGCCGGTGGTCCGTGCACGGTGAATCCAGAACCGATCGCACCCGTGTTCGATGCCATGGTGATCGGGGATGGAGAGAGTGTGGTGAGAGAAATCGTACAGGTTCTGATCGAGACGAAGGGCATGGAGAGAAGCGAGAGGTTGAAGGTTCTCTCAAAGATCGAAGGTGTCTACGTTCCTTCTCTCTACAGCGACGACGTTCCACCGAAACCAGTCGAACCTGGCGTTCCCGAGAGAGTGAAAAGAAGGATCGAACCAATGCTCAAACGAAAGCTGATCAGACGCATCGTACCACACATGCAGCTCGTCCACGATAGAATCTCCATCGAAATCATGCGCGGTTGCACGAGGGGATGCAGGTTCTGCCAGGCAGGATTCATCTACAGGCCTGTCAGGGAAAAGTTCTCGAGCGAGGTCCTCGAGGAGGCGTTGCAAACCCTGGCATGTACAGGTTACGAAGAGATTGGATTACTTTCACTTTCCAGTGCGGACCACACGGCGATAATCAAGATCGTCGAAGATCTCAAACAGATCTCAGATTCAAGGTTCATATCCGTTTCCATACCTTCGACCCGTCTGGATGCCTTCGGTGTCACGCTGGCAAACAACATCGGTGGGGCGAGAAGAACGGGTTTGACGTTCGCTCCCGAAGCGGGAACGCAGAGATTGAGGAACGTCATAAACAAGAACGTTTCGGACGAAGATTTCGTCCGGGCGCTGGAGCTCGCAAGAAAAAACGGCTGGCACAGGGTGAAACTGTATTTCATGGTGGGACTCCCGACGGAAACAGACGAGGATCTCAGAGGCATAGTTTCCATGGCGAAGATCGCGAAGAAAATTGGATTCGACCTCGTCACTCTGTCCGTAGCGATGTTCGTTCCCAAACCCCACACACCTTTCCAGTTCGCCGAACAGAAGGATCTGGAGTACTTCGAACATGCGAAGAGTGTCCTTTCAGAAGCCAAGAGATTCGCGAAGCTCGACTTCCACGATCCGAAGATGAGTATGGTTGAGGGTTTGCTGTCGAGGGGAGATCGAAAGGTGTTCTCCGTAGTCATGAAAGCTTACGAGCTGGGCGCGTGTTACGACAGCTGGCAGAATTTGTTCGATTATTCGAAGTGGACGAAAGCCCTGGAAACGGTAGGTTTAAAGCTGGAACAGTTGCTGAAAAGCAGATCGGTCGATGAACCCTTACCCTGGGATCACATCGACATCGGTGTGGACAAATCTTTCCTGGTGGAGGAATTGAAAAAGGCTCTGAAGGCAGAGACCACACCGGATTGCAGGGAAATCTGTCAGCTCTGCGGCGTGTGCAGTTCCAGGGTGAGAAACGTTCTGGAGAGGAATGTCCTTGAAGCTCGCTGA
- a CDS encoding ABC transporter ATP-binding protein, translating to MQTNDVVLKIENLRKLFPAERKIFGKVKNFVYAVDDISFEIRRKESLALVGESGCGKTTTGRVLVGLEEPTSGRIVVEQEDVTPLLYEDESAARRYVQQTYVKRFASMSDEQLKSLKGIDAIYAQRFLDLGRNEAKFVDDLLKNRRERIWQLRRRIQMIFQDPYESLNPRMTIFDIVAEPLNIHGIGNLKEREEMVAKILADVGLTPPETFMFRFPHELSGGQRQRVAIARALILNPSFVVADEPTSMLDVSIRTGVMKLMMRLAEEHEMSYLYITHDLAVARYMSNDIAVMYLGKIVEKGPTEEVLKNPLHPYTQALLAAVPIPDPEVKRGEPNIKGSVPRPINPPPRCRFFERCPYAVDFCEKNDHPPLKEVAPKHFVACYVVSGEAS from the coding sequence ATGCAGACTAACGATGTGGTGCTGAAGATAGAGAACCTTAGAAAACTCTTTCCTGCGGAGCGGAAGATCTTCGGAAAGGTGAAAAATTTCGTCTACGCAGTTGATGACATAAGCTTCGAGATAAGAAGGAAGGAATCGCTCGCTCTGGTGGGTGAATCCGGTTGCGGGAAGACCACCACCGGGAGAGTGCTGGTCGGACTGGAAGAACCGACCTCTGGCAGGATCGTAGTCGAGCAGGAAGACGTGACACCGTTGCTGTACGAAGACGAATCGGCAGCGCGAAGATACGTGCAGCAGACTTACGTGAAGAGGTTTGCGAGCATGAGTGACGAACAGCTGAAGTCTTTGAAGGGCATAGATGCCATCTACGCGCAGAGGTTTCTCGATCTTGGCAGAAACGAAGCCAAATTCGTGGATGATTTGCTCAAAAACAGGCGAGAGCGCATCTGGCAGTTGAGGCGGAGGATCCAGATGATCTTTCAGGATCCGTACGAATCTTTGAACCCGAGGATGACGATTTTCGATATCGTCGCGGAGCCACTGAACATACACGGAATTGGCAATCTCAAAGAGAGGGAGGAAATGGTCGCGAAAATATTAGCGGATGTTGGGCTCACCCCACCGGAAACTTTCATGTTCCGTTTCCCGCACGAGCTTTCCGGCGGTCAAAGGCAGCGCGTGGCGATAGCCAGGGCGCTCATACTGAATCCTTCTTTCGTGGTCGCGGACGAGCCAACCTCCATGCTCGACGTTTCGATAAGGACCGGTGTGATGAAACTGATGATGAGGCTTGCGGAAGAACACGAGATGAGTTACCTTTACATCACGCACGATCTCGCGGTTGCCAGGTACATGAGCAACGACATAGCTGTCATGTATCTTGGCAAGATTGTCGAGAAGGGTCCAACGGAGGAGGTTCTCAAAAATCCGCTGCATCCTTACACGCAGGCGTTGCTCGCGGCCGTTCCGATCCCCGATCCCGAAGTGAAGCGAGGAGAGCCGAACATAAAAGGTAGCGTCCCAAGGCCCATAAATCCTCCTCCACGTTGCAGATTCTTCGAGAGATGCCCTTATGCCGTTGACTTTTGCGAGAAGAACGATCATCCTCCTTTGAAGGAAGTTGCGCCGAAACATTTCGTTGCGTGCTATGTTGTCTCGGGCGAAGCGAGCTGA
- a CDS encoding ABC transporter ATP-binding protein: MLLSVRDLRMYYRTKMGYVKAVDGINFDLDQGESLGIVGESGCGKTSISMTILRLLPENAEFVSGSVLFDMGNGPVDLVKLPESEMRKYRWRGISMIFQAAMNSLNPVYKVGDQIVEAIQNHFPDMPIDRAKQKVAELFTLVGLDPSRMEQYPHQYSGGMKQRAVIAMALACDPKVIIADEPTTALDVIVQDRILKEIRKIQKKLNMAMIYISHDIAVIAEVSDKIAVMYAGKFVELADAVTIFKRPMHPYTYGLMHAFPSTVGEKTELVTIPGEPPNLLNPPKGCRFAPRCPKADQTCMEIEPEYREVEKGHFLACHHPVQPNEVVRFYAD; the protein is encoded by the coding sequence GTGCTCCTGTCCGTGCGAGACCTGCGGATGTATTACAGGACGAAGATGGGATATGTGAAGGCTGTGGACGGTATAAACTTCGATCTGGATCAAGGGGAAAGCCTGGGTATAGTGGGTGAGTCTGGTTGTGGAAAAACGTCGATATCGATGACGATCCTCAGATTGTTGCCAGAAAACGCCGAGTTCGTATCCGGCAGCGTGCTCTTCGATATGGGAAATGGGCCTGTGGATCTGGTGAAGTTGCCGGAATCGGAAATGAGGAAATACAGATGGCGCGGAATCTCCATGATATTCCAGGCGGCCATGAACTCTCTGAACCCCGTCTACAAGGTTGGCGATCAGATCGTTGAGGCCATCCAGAACCACTTCCCGGACATGCCCATAGACAGGGCCAAGCAAAAGGTTGCGGAGCTCTTCACCCTGGTTGGGCTCGATCCGTCCCGCATGGAGCAGTATCCACACCAGTACAGCGGTGGGATGAAACAGAGGGCCGTCATCGCCATGGCACTCGCCTGTGATCCAAAGGTGATCATAGCGGACGAACCGACCACGGCACTCGACGTGATCGTTCAGGACAGGATCTTGAAGGAGATAAGAAAGATCCAGAAGAAACTGAACATGGCGATGATCTACATATCGCACGACATCGCTGTGATCGCCGAGGTGAGCGATAAAATCGCTGTCATGTACGCTGGAAAGTTCGTAGAATTGGCCGATGCTGTGACGATCTTCAAACGGCCCATGCACCCGTACACGTACGGTTTGATGCACGCGTTCCCGAGCACAGTCGGTGAAAAGACCGAGCTCGTGACGATACCCGGTGAGCCACCGAACCTTTTAAACCCACCGAAGGGCTGTCGCTTCGCACCGAGATGTCCCAAGGCGGATCAAACGTGTATGGAGATCGAACCGGAGTACCGTGAAGTGGAGAAAGGCCACTTTTTGGCCTGTCATCATCCTGTCCAGCCTAACGAGGTGGTGCGTTTCTATGCAGACTAA
- a CDS encoding CPBP family intramembrane glutamic endopeptidase, protein MKLAEVFFILAGLAVIQNLFRFVGFRSRLVYLSIAQISYSALIYIRQPMFGFSPHLKGFIPFALLFAFTMILGKFLGAKAANVNIEPSTTNMLTLGLLLPVSEELLFRGAILTLYPNAFVNGLIFSAIHLFNVVSGFEPFSYYNMIYRLAAGFIFADSTLKTGSLFSATVCHILNNCLGILLPWFEHESEKRRHDAGREKDEQ, encoded by the coding sequence TTGAAGCTCGCTGAGGTTTTCTTCATTCTGGCAGGTCTGGCCGTGATTCAAAATCTGTTCAGGTTCGTGGGGTTCAGGTCGAGACTCGTCTACCTTTCCATCGCACAGATCTCTTACTCTGCCCTGATCTACATTCGACAGCCCATGTTCGGTTTTTCACCCCATCTGAAAGGTTTTATCCCTTTCGCGTTGCTGTTCGCTTTCACGATGATTCTGGGAAAATTTCTTGGGGCAAAGGCTGCGAACGTGAACATCGAACCTTCGACCACGAACATGCTCACGCTGGGTCTGCTGTTACCCGTGTCCGAGGAACTCTTGTTCAGGGGAGCCATACTCACACTGTATCCGAACGCGTTCGTCAACGGTCTGATCTTTTCAGCGATACACCTGTTCAACGTTGTCTCCGGCTTCGAACCGTTTTCTTATTACAACATGATCTACAGGCTTGCGGCCGGATTCATCTTCGCAGATTCCACGTTGAAAACTGGCAGCCTTTTCTCCGCGACGGTTTGCCACATCCTCAACAACTGTCTTGGAATCTTACTGCCTTGGTTTGAACATGAATCCGAGAAACGCCGCCATGATGCTGGACGTGAAAAAGACGAGCAGTGA